From a region of the Narcine bancroftii isolate sNarBan1 chromosome 5, sNarBan1.hap1, whole genome shotgun sequence genome:
- the mpl gene encoding thrombopoietin receptor, with protein sequence MGIARFLLGPPSNVSVHLNGNPRELRVGWVPPKNPDINEFLMYEISYWKETSIPTSAKSMTVSVKQHYDLQDLKAGIRYMVRLRTKPDGISFDGFWSPWSETMSAVTPYSSDEINLRCSSPDFQFITCQWKVNKTEAGTRFHLYYHSRQAEWKMCNNQRNTTTANGVVYYCTIAASEANKTIVIINASYPHHTQTFYKKPFRTENIVRPDPPRIVKTDISTTGGKLRLFWEPPIRKLQNQMVYQIRYSEENGTGWKTLHIQKPLHSEVLDLPHGKIYYMQLRTKPNGLLYKGYWSNWSDTFTAIIPGSIGLTAVSFVVGMALLLAIALFVSHLIFPNVYSDMKKKLWPKIPNLEKLMEGYLTDFQKYSQSLQSTCDKPMDDEPLPSVLEIISEGNGNGGKNGVEKQEDTCQKHHSSESSTTKLQGGGSDGKTEGSNDNNQNYIFLDLQDSSSLPQDDSDFHKKEKTNSPHDSQSQRWPPAPNAKGHKGHVQNGISWNKQLSSLQSVNVTSIKQHYPASVVTYDDVLQLFAHLHFPVPFDYRSMSATDISNHSYLLLSDLEPNTLSQQCTLIKE encoded by the exons atggggattgctagat TTCTCCTAGGCCCACCTTCAAATGTCTCGGTGCATTTAAATGGAAATCCACGTGAGCTCCGTGTTGGCTGGGTTCCACCGAAAAACCCTGACATAAATGAATTCCTAATGTATGAAATTAGCTACTGGAAGGAGACATCCATCCCTACTTCAGCAAAG AGCATGACTGTTAGTGTTAAACAGCATTATGATCTTCAGGATCTAAAGGCTGGGATTAGGTACATGGTTCGCCTGCGCACCAAACCTGATGGCATTTCATTTGATGGCTTCTGGAGTCCCTGGTCCGAAACAATGTCAGCTGTAACTCCCTATTCTTCAg ATGAAATAAATCTACGTTGTTCAAGCCCTGACTTCCAATTCATAACCTGCCAGTGGAAAGTGAACAAAACAGAGGCAGGCACTCGTTTCCATCTCTACTATCATTCGAG ACAGGCGGAGTGGAAAATGTGCAATAATCAAAGAAACACCACAACAGCAAATGGCGTCGTCTACTACTGCACAATTGCAGCATCAGAAGCCAATAAAACCATCGTTATCATTAACGCATCGTACCCACATCACACACAGACATTTTATAAAAAGCCCTTCAGGACTGAAAACATTG TCCGTCCTGATCCCCCAAGAATTGTAAAGACTGATATCAGCACAACTGGTGGAAAACTACGTCTCTTTTGGGAGCCACCCATCAGAAAGTTACAGAATCAAATGGTTTATCAGATCAGATACTCTGAGGAAAATGGCACAGGTTGGAAG ACACTTCATATCCAAAAGCCATTGCACAGTGAGGTGTTAGATCTTCCCCATGGTAAAATTTATTATATGCAACTCAGAACCAAACCCAATGGGCTCCTTTACAAAGGATACTGGAGCAATTGGTCAGACACTTTCACTGCAATAATTCCCGGCTCTATTG GTCTAACTGCAGTGTCTTTTGTTGTTGGTATGGCACTTCTATTGGCGATAGCACTTTTTGTGTCTCATCTCATCTTCCCAAATGTTTACAG TGATATGAAGAAAAAGTTGTGGCCAAAGATTCCAAATCTGGAAAAGTTGATGGAAGGATATCTCACTGATTTCCAGAAATACTCGCAA TCTTTGCAGTCGACCTGCGACAAACCTATGGATGACGAGCCCCTCCCTTCAGTTCTGGAAAtcatttctgaaggaaatggaaATGGTGGCAAGAATGGTGTGGAAAAACAAGAGGATACATGTCAGAAACACCACTCCAGTGAATCCTCCACAACCAAACTGCAGGGAGGAGGGTCTGATGGCAAAACAGAGGGATCCAATGACAATAATCAGAACTATATTTTTTTGGATCTGCAAGACTCGTCATCTCTTCCTCAGGATGATTCAGATTTTCACAAGAAGGAAAAAACTAATTCACCGCATGATTCCCAGTCACAAAGGTGGCCTCCTGCTCCCAACGCTAAGGGTCATAAAGGACATGTTCAAAATGGGATTAGCTGGAATAAGCAGTTGTCCTCATTGCAGTCAGTTAATGTCACCAGCATCAAACAACATTACCCAGCATCAGTGGTCACTTATGATGACGTGCTCCAGCTCTTTGCCCACTTGCATTTCCCAGTGCCATTTGATTATCGATCAATGAGTGCTACAGACATTTCAAACCATTCGTACCTCCTACTTTCCGATTTGGAGCCAAATACTCTCTCCCAGCAGTGCACTCTGATCAAAGAATAA